TCGTCATCACTCAAATGAAATGCCTTTGCTCTCATCCATTCTACACGGAAATCCACATAATAACATATTTCAAAAATGTGTTTGAATGACAGAAAGCAGCAATTGATGTGTTAAAAAGTTACTGATTACAAGGGTGTATTTCCCCTCCAACAATAAACACACTATGCACCTGGCATACATTCTCAGATAGAAAGATTCGACAGCAGATGTAAACATAAGAAAACCTGCCATATCCAATATCGGCAAAACATTTCTCAGTGATCTTACTAAAGTCTGCAGCAAGACAGAGAAAAGGACAGCAGATCCTAGTAGACCCATGATTCCCTTTCAGTAAGGGATGTGACAGTATCCCTGTGATTTGACCGCACAGTCTTCTGTCCCACACACCTTTGACTGACTGAGCCTTtcagtacagtacacactctaATCCCCCAATTTATGAAACTCTGACAATCAATAACTAGGAAGATATGGCATTCTTCTCTGATAGGATGCTTTTATGCTGACCACTGACAGGCAAAGGATGATAACACCTGCACAATCAGTGGTCCTCATTACATACTGTTATCTCTTCCTAGAAGTGACACAAAGTGTGACTTGCACAGGACAAAGGTAACCTCATCTTTGGGAACTGACCTTGCTAAATACATAATTCAAAAAGTACAGAACACAGTAGTACTTCTCTATGACTAAATGAACAGTAACATTTCACATTaacaataacattttaaaaaggaTGGAGCAAAACTATCAATATGGTCCAAAAACCCACTATTACACCAAACAACAACTATATTTGGATGTATATTGCCCATATGCAGTTAACTTATATTTATGACCTTTGTCAGGATATCATATCAACTTCAGATGAACCTTCACTTGACAAAGGCATACAATGAAACAATTTCTGTTTGCGATAGAGATTTTCAATTACAGTAGGCTATTCATACTGTAAGTCTAAACAAATGACTCGCACAAAAGAGCCTAATCATTCTGCAGAGCATGTAAACAAGGGTTTCAAAAAGCCTCAGTTCTTTCCTATTTCAGAGGTTCTTTATTCCATCAAATGTCATAACATCTTTAGCATCATATGGTATAGAATAGATGCAACAGATGTGCATGGAGACTCATGTTTACATTTTCTAAGAGATAGGATTTTCTCGAATATCAATCTTTTAATTTGAGGGCAGTGGTACAAGACAGTGGTTGGGCAACTACATTGATTCAGTATATATTATTTCACAATTTTGATAAGGTGCAAACTTTACCACTCAATGATGTCATCTTACAAACACAACAAGGTCAATTATAAGCCTGATAAGATTGATGAGGGAGCAGGGAGGTTCTGACTTGTGATACCACATAGCCTACCCTGTGTACACCCCAGATaccaaataaataattaaactgaAAACCAGCCAGATGATGATCATGTGTCCATACTTTTTCTGACATCCAGACACAATACCTTTTAACACCCTGTATGTACACAGCTCTTTCACAGACATCAAATGAAGAGAACATcatgtagagtagtataatgacATAAAACACAACTAAATCCTAAATACATGCACTGCAAGTTAGGCCACTTTGCTATAGACAACGTTAGCAGGTTATCAGCACACACCAGAAGGGCTATGGAGAGAATGGTTTCATCCTACGTAACAGTCAACAGCACAACAATTAACTCTGCATATGGCTATAGTACTGTATACAATAGCCTACCATTGTGAATAAATATAATCCAATCACAAGAACGAGTCCACAGCTTGCCAATGTCCCAAATACTAAGACACGCTTAATTTGCCACAACGACATTGAATTGTATAAACTCCGTCTGCAGGGTTTGTTGGGAAACGTACTGCGTACTCAAATCTTTGGTGGTGTGTTTGAGCCTCTAGGGGGCGTGCCATCACTGTACTTGATAATTTGCATGTTTTTCTCTGACTGAGCTAAGTCATACGGTCTTTTGTTTTTTTTCTACATGTGCTAAGACATAACATTTATATTTGAAGATGGTAAAATACAAATGCAGTTCTAATGACTGGTTAGATCAGTcaaaaatatttaattcattGTTGGGAAATATCCGGTGACATCATCATTGCGCGCGCTCCTAATAACGCGTAACTGCAACGTGAGTTAGCATTAGCTAGTGAGAAGTACCTTACATGTATTGATATCGTATACTGTACCTGTAATTAAATCAAAACATATCGAAACGCAATGGATGACGATGAAGAAACATATAGGCTATGGAAAATTCGGAAAACCATCATGCAGGTGGGTTACTGGGGTGAGCTGTTTGCTAACGTTAACTGTATCAACTTtagtagtagctagctaactatcggTAGCTGTAGTCAATATATGATACCCAAAGGTGGAGCAATTGATATTCACTAACTATAGTTCAATGATGGAGTATGAATGACTCCAATTAGCTATAGTTTTAGTGCATAAacaatgatagaggcctctaatGGCCGTGCTAACATTGGCAGCGCCGTTGaaggcttccaccattttaatgtagtcaactgggtgatACTTTCAACTTCATTGGCTGACCCAAATCTTGAAGAACAATATTGGCCACTTCAAAATGGAGATCCAAAGATGAGTCCTATCTATTTGGCTATGATTCAGTATATGAATGACCTGTCTTGTCACATTACATGGAAAGCGTCATTGTACAACTCTCTCCTTGTTGGTCAGCTGTGTCATGACAGAGGCTACCTGGTGACCCAAGATGAGTTGGACCAGACCTTGGATGAGTTTAAAAGTCAGTTTGGGGACAAACCCAGCGAGGGTCGCCCACGACGGACAGATCTCACTGTCCTGGTAGCACACAATGATGACCCCACAGACCAGatgtttgttttctttcctggTATGTTATTGCCAATGTAGCCACAACATTGGGACCCAATGTGGCCCTAGTGACCATGTTGACGGTCATTTTTGATACAGTAATAAGTCAGCACCTGTCATTTGCCGTAGTCCTGTAACTTATGACGATATTGAATCCCTTCATTTTCACCCATGTAGAGGAGCCTAAAGTTGGTATTAAGACCATCAAGATGTACTGCCAGCGGATGCAGGAGGAGAACATCACACGTGCCTGCATTGTAGTTCAGATGGGAATGACACCTTCGGCTAAGCAGGTAAGGTTTGTGGATGTTGTTGGACACGAGATCTTACTTTTTCAAGCTACTATGTTTGTTTTCAGTTTCATTTCAGtggtctttttttttcttcttcttcacatCAAATTTTTAGTCTCTAGTTGATATGGCGCCCAAATACATCCTGGAACAGTTTCTGCAGCAGGAGCTTCTAATAAACATCACTGAGCATGAGGTAAGCAGATGGAAAGTTATGTTGCAATATCATTAAGATTGTAGTCATAAGACCTTTTGAACTGCTATGTGGCACAGTTAACTAATCTTATGTTATTATTTTGTTGCAGCTAGTTCCTGAACACATAGTCATGACAAAAGAGGAACTGTCTGAGTTGCTGTTACGATAGTATCCTTTTTCACAGCATGGATTTCAAACTCGTACCTGGATAGAGTATAAATCCTGCGTTCTATGGACTGGATTCACATGCATAGTCACCCCAAATGAGAATCTATTGATCTAACACTAGATTGAGTTATATAGAGATACTTGTGTGTTGGGATTTCTTTATTTGTGTCTCAGTAAACTGAAGGAGAGCCAGTTGCCTAGGATCCAACAAGGAGATCCTGTAGCCCGGTACTTTGGATTGAAAAGAGGCCAGGTACAAGATCAATCTCCTCGACCTAATGTAGTTAAAACATTTCTGAAATAAGTGATTTACTTGGCTCTCGTTTCTCTTTGCTGTGATAGGTAGTAAAGATAATCAGACCCAGTGAGACTGCTGGACGATACATCACCTACAGGCTGGTCCAGTGAGGATTTCAATGTGAGTGCTTGGTGAATATCTTGATTGCAGTGTTAGGGCTGTTTCCTAACCAGCATCTCTATATTGTTAATTTTTCGTATGACAATACATTTAATTATTCAGATGGGCATTTGAGAATGTTAATTCTACTCTTGTTCCTTTAGGTATGTTGCTGTACTAAGGAACAGCGTGTGGGCCAATAAAACTCATGGATTATTCCACAGCTGGCCTCATCTCTTTGGATTAAGTTTAGCTTTTGTTAATTTGTTCAATAAATCCTTTGACATATCTTTCCAAAGATATGTATGGTGATGCCAGTTATGATTATTTTAATATGGTTTGACCATCCAGACAATGCATATTTTAGttgtctaaaaatgtgggcacGGTCAGGACAAAGGGCACATATGTAGCAGCAGGTATACATGAGGCTATGGTTGTTTTACAAGGCATAAATCAACATTAATGGCATTCTTTATTACTGACAATGTCAAAACAGTGAATTCAGCAGATACATCCAACATAACTGTTAAGATCTAAAGATGCATTTTTTGGATTTTAGTGCTGAATAAAAACCAGCAGCACTTTGAATACCTGGAATAATTATCTTAGATAAATCACACAAGACAACTTACTATTCAAGCATAAGAGCAATGTAAATACTTTTAATAGATTATCGCTATGCCAATTTGTAAGGCAGATTATTTTCAATATTAAATCACAGCTTGTTATAACTAGAATTAATGCTGACAGAACAGCTATAACCAAGTGTCCAAGATGAATGTGTCATGTAGTATTACATGACATTCTAATGCCAAAGTTAAAACCAAGATTCGTGGTAACATCCACCAGACTGGAAGTACACTTAAAACACCGTAGAGCCTTTGTGTGGTTGACACATTGCACAGGCCGTGTTTACACAAACTGGCTCCCTGTCCCTGGGCAGCAGACTAACCTTTGACCCGCCCAGAACATGGTTGTTGGACGGATTCACGTTGAGCTCAGACGCCTCTAGGTCTGGGGGCTCATGGTCCAAGGCATCGGGACTAGGACTCTCCTGGTCTGGAACCAGGTCAGTCTGaggtagagactggagagtttcAGGCTATCCTTGCAGCTCAGTTGGTCATCCTCTGCTGATCTTGCTCTCCTGTTTGACCAGGCTGTGGGGACAGTGTGTGGACCCCCTCCCAGTCTTATCCAGCTCTGAGTCAGAGTCCACCATTTGCTCACTGGAACCCAGGGAGCCTGGAGAACTGCCTGCATGGAGAAAAAGTGAAGGGATGTAATGAAGTGACACTGCTCAGACTCACTGGATAAATATAAAGATGTACTAAAATCAAAAAGGCAAAGGTAATTATTCACAAGTCCATCTAAACATCTCTTACCACAGCCCTCCATATTgtcagtctgttctgttctgttcctcatTGGCATCCTGTTCCTCTACATCAGCTACCGCAGCACTGCTGTTCTCATCTTATACCCGAACGACAGTCTACCAGCAGGGGGAGACAAACTAAAACCTAAGATAAAATAGGGAGCTTGAGTTCAAACCATTCACAACTCTGGTATTAGTTGAGCTATTTGTGGGTAGGTAAACAGAAAGCGTTCACATTCTTTGTATGTTTGAAATTATCTTTAACATGTAATTTTGCTGATCTAAAGTATGTACACACATCCTCTGCAACCAAAGACAGGCACACAACATACCTGTTGGGTGGAGAATGGGTGACTGCTGGAGGACTGGAAGATGGCTGTGTAAAAGACTATGAGAGTCTCTATGATGCGGGCCTGGTGGGGGTAGTCCACAAGAGAGGAcagggacactgtggccccagtGAGCCGGGGCCACATCAGAGAGGGGCCAAACACGATGCCCAGGTTAAATGGGACTCATCTTATTGTCCTGCTCTAACTCTGTAATCCTGAGGACAGAGCAGGGAAGGGGGCAACATGTATGATATGACAGGgagaggtttaaaaaaataaaaaagttaaacATGGAAGGGGTGCAAACTTTTAAACATTAAAATCCTTAACTGAAAAAAGATGCAGAatgtaaacagcatagtgggtcaatttctgcAACAACTGAAACGCTAGCATGTTAAAACtgtgctgtcataccttgtccatagactgcttacagggttaGAAAGACAAATGATTCAATGACAGATTGgttaaactatccctttaatataaTATATGCTCGGGCTGCCATTGTCATCATGTATCACAGCTAAACTGAGTTTCATTCATCCATTATCCAGAAACGTGTTGGATTATTCAATCAAGATATTTG
This window of the Oncorhynchus clarkii lewisi isolate Uvic-CL-2024 chromosome 1, UVic_Ocla_1.0, whole genome shotgun sequence genome carries:
- the LOC139415554 gene encoding DNA-directed RNA polymerases I, II, and III subunit RPABC1-like; translation: MDDDEETYRLWKIRKTIMQLCHDRGYLVTQDELDQTLDEFKSQFGDKPSEGRPRRTDLTVLVAHNDDPTDQMFVFFPEEPKVGIKTIKMYCQRMQEENITRACIVVQMGMTPSAKQSLVDMAPKYILEQFLQQELLINITEHELVPEHIVMTKEELSELLLRYKLKESQLPRIQQGDPVARYFGLKRGQVVKIIRPSETAGRYITYRLVQ